Proteins encoded by one window of Nocardia goodfellowii:
- the lon gene encoding endopeptidase La, with protein sequence MVVPIELDEAAQAAIDAARAAKADQVLIAPRLDNGYASYGVVATIEQVGRMRGGAPAAVLKAERRAKIGHGVTGPGAALWVEAEPVESGAADGRTKELAAEYKKLVVSVLQRREAWQIIDAVNQLDDPSAIADTAGYASYLTAEQKRELLETPDTAARLTLLIDWTKAHIAEAEVTEKISDEVRENLEKTQREFLLRQQLNAIRKELGEDEPDGADDYRTRVEQADLPADVREAALREVSRLERASDQSPETGWIRTWLDTVLELPWSVKTEDSTDISAARAVLDADHHGLDEVKDRMVEYLAVRARRAQRGLDVVGGRGSGAVLVLAGPPGVGKTSLGESVARALGRKFVRVALGGVRDEAEIRGHRRTYVGALPGRIVRAMKEAGSMNPVVLLDEIDKVGADFRGDPAAALLEVLDPAQNHTFRDHYLDFDLDLSDVLFIATANVVESIPGPLLDRMELITVDGYTEEDKVAIARDFLVPRQLERNALTAEEVSISEAALREIAANYTREAGVRQMERLVAKALRKAATRLAETAGLGYDAELGYDAVETGSQATTLAIDIDDLKDYLGRPRFTPDGVERTSVPGVATGLAVTGMGGDVLYIEANAAEGDRALTLTGQLGDVMKESAQIALTYVRSHLEEIGIEPKVLDRNIHIHFPAGAVPKDGPSAGVTMVTALVSLALGRQVRADVGMTGEVTLNGRVLPIGGVKQKLMAAQRNGLKTVFIPARNEPDLDDVPAEVLAALDVRPVADVADILAYAIEPVREASLTAPKFAATA encoded by the coding sequence ATGGTCGTGCCCATCGAACTCGACGAAGCCGCGCAGGCCGCGATCGACGCCGCGCGCGCCGCCAAGGCGGATCAGGTGCTCATCGCACCGCGGCTGGACAACGGCTATGCCTCCTACGGTGTGGTCGCCACCATCGAACAGGTCGGGCGGATGCGCGGCGGCGCGCCCGCCGCGGTCCTCAAGGCCGAACGCCGGGCCAAGATCGGGCACGGAGTGACCGGGCCGGGCGCCGCGCTGTGGGTCGAGGCCGAACCGGTCGAATCCGGCGCGGCCGACGGACGCACCAAAGAGCTTGCGGCCGAATACAAGAAGCTCGTGGTCTCGGTGCTGCAGCGGCGGGAAGCCTGGCAGATCATCGACGCCGTCAATCAGCTCGACGACCCCTCCGCGATCGCCGACACGGCGGGCTACGCCTCCTACCTGACCGCCGAGCAGAAGCGAGAACTGCTCGAAACCCCGGACACCGCAGCACGTTTGACCTTGCTGATCGACTGGACCAAGGCGCATATCGCCGAGGCCGAGGTCACCGAGAAGATCAGCGACGAGGTCCGGGAGAACCTGGAGAAGACCCAGCGGGAATTCCTGCTGCGCCAGCAGCTCAACGCGATTCGCAAGGAACTCGGCGAGGACGAACCCGACGGCGCCGACGACTACCGGACCCGCGTCGAACAGGCCGACCTGCCCGCCGACGTGCGCGAAGCGGCACTGCGCGAGGTGAGCCGGCTGGAGCGGGCCAGCGATCAGAGCCCGGAAACCGGGTGGATCCGCACCTGGCTGGACACCGTCCTGGAATTGCCGTGGTCGGTGAAAACCGAAGACAGCACCGACATCTCGGCGGCGCGTGCGGTGCTGGACGCCGACCACCACGGGCTGGACGAGGTCAAGGACCGCATGGTCGAGTACCTGGCCGTGCGCGCCCGTCGCGCCCAGCGCGGGCTCGACGTGGTCGGCGGTCGCGGCTCCGGCGCGGTGCTGGTGCTCGCCGGTCCGCCCGGGGTCGGCAAGACCTCGCTCGGTGAGTCCGTGGCGCGGGCGCTGGGCCGCAAGTTCGTGCGTGTCGCCCTCGGCGGCGTGCGCGACGAAGCCGAGATCCGCGGCCACCGGCGCACCTACGTGGGCGCGCTGCCGGGCCGGATCGTGCGCGCGATGAAGGAAGCGGGATCGATGAATCCCGTTGTGCTGCTGGACGAGATCGACAAGGTCGGCGCGGACTTCCGCGGTGATCCGGCGGCGGCCCTGCTCGAGGTGCTCGACCCCGCGCAGAACCACACCTTCCGCGACCACTACCTGGACTTCGACCTGGACCTGTCCGACGTGCTGTTCATCGCCACCGCGAACGTGGTGGAGTCCATCCCCGGCCCGCTGCTGGACCGGATGGAGCTGATCACCGTCGACGGGTACACCGAGGAGGACAAGGTCGCCATCGCGCGTGACTTCCTGGTGCCGCGGCAGTTGGAGCGCAACGCGCTGACCGCCGAGGAGGTTTCGATCAGCGAGGCGGCGCTGCGGGAGATCGCGGCGAACTACACCCGCGAGGCGGGTGTCCGCCAGATGGAGCGGTTGGTCGCGAAGGCCCTGCGCAAGGCGGCCACTCGGCTCGCCGAGACGGCTGGCCTGGGCTACGACGCCGAACTGGGCTACGACGCGGTCGAGACCGGTTCGCAGGCAACGACTCTAGCCATCGATATCGACGACCTGAAGGACTACCTGGGCCGTCCGCGCTTCACCCCGGACGGAGTGGAACGCACCTCGGTCCCCGGCGTCGCGACGGGTTTGGCGGTGACGGGTATGGGTGGCGACGTCCTCTACATCGAGGCCAACGCCGCCGAGGGCGACCGCGCCCTCACCCTGACCGGTCAGCTCGGCGACGTCATGAAGGAGTCGGCGCAGATCGCCCTCACCTACGTGCGCTCGCACCTGGAGGAGATCGGCATCGAGCCGAAGGTGCTGGACCGCAACATCCACATCCACTTCCCGGCGGGCGCGGTGCCCAAGGACGGTCCGTCCGCGGGCGTCACCATGGTCACCGCCCTGGTGTCGCTGGCGCTGGGCCGGCAGGTGCGCGCGGATGTCGGCATGACCGGCGAGGTCACGCTGAACGGCCGGGTCCTGCCGATCGGCGGCGTCAAGCAGAAGCTGATGGCCGCCCAGCGCAACGGACTGAAGACGGTCTTCATCCCGGCGCGCAACGAGCCGGATCTGGATGACGTCCCCGCCGAAGTCCTTGCCGCGCTGGATGTCCGGCCCGTCGCGGACGTGGCGGACATCCTGGCCTACGCCATCGAGCCGGTGCGCGAAGCGTCGCTGACCGCGCCGAAGTTCGCGGCGACCGCCTGA
- a CDS encoding PaaI family thioesterase: protein MTDTTVLNHALAQQVLDAQPFAQLVGTEITAFGDGAATLIIPIRPELGQQFGFVHGGVLAYAADNALTFAAGTVLGANVLTGGFSITYLRPASGARLRVEAKVTGATRRQAVVSCEIYAETTDSEPVLCAVAQGTTRSVERALADNGN from the coding sequence ATGACCGACACGACCGTCTTGAATCACGCACTCGCCCAGCAGGTTCTGGACGCCCAGCCGTTCGCCCAATTGGTCGGCACCGAGATCACCGCCTTCGGCGACGGCGCGGCCACCCTGATCATCCCCATCCGCCCGGAACTCGGTCAGCAGTTCGGCTTCGTGCACGGGGGAGTGCTGGCCTACGCCGCGGACAACGCGCTGACCTTCGCCGCCGGCACCGTACTCGGCGCGAACGTGCTGACCGGCGGCTTCAGCATCACCTACCTGCGTCCCGCCTCGGGCGCCCGCCTGCGCGTCGAAGCGAAGGTCACCGGCGCGACCCGGCGGCAGGCCGTCGTCAGCTGTGAGATCTACGCCGAGACAACCGATTCCGAGCCCGTGCTGTGCGCCGTCGCGCAGGGCACCACCCGCTCGGTCGAACGCGCTCTCGCCGACAACGGCAACTGA
- a CDS encoding TetR/AcrR family transcriptional regulator, with translation MKIRDRLLLAAERQFAERGALDATLTQIRDAAGASVGALYHHFPDKAELYRQVWAHALADYQEHFWVAVGQSTDAQEGVTAGVREHLRWVTENQYRAKVLTSSRPPGVRESDSNREFFANVYRWWRTHARYGAVRDLEFDLVYALWLGPAQEYARQWLGGDMRTSPKDVGKELADAAWVSLRADDR, from the coding sequence ATGAAGATTCGAGATCGGTTGCTGTTGGCAGCCGAGCGGCAGTTCGCCGAACGCGGCGCCCTCGATGCGACCCTGACGCAGATCCGCGATGCGGCGGGGGCCAGCGTGGGAGCGCTGTACCACCACTTCCCGGACAAGGCCGAGCTGTACCGCCAGGTATGGGCGCATGCGCTGGCCGACTATCAGGAGCACTTCTGGGTCGCGGTCGGGCAGAGCACCGACGCGCAAGAGGGCGTCACCGCGGGCGTACGCGAGCACTTGCGCTGGGTCACCGAAAACCAGTACCGCGCGAAGGTGCTCACCTCGTCACGCCCGCCCGGCGTGCGCGAGAGCGACAGCAACCGGGAATTCTTCGCCAACGTGTATCGCTGGTGGCGCACGCACGCGCGCTACGGCGCGGTCCGCGATCTGGAATTCGACCTCGTCTACGCGCTGTGGCTCGGCCCGGCCCAGGAGTACGCCCGCCAATGGCTCGGCGGCGATATGCGCACCTCGCCCAAGGATGTCGGCAAAGAGCTGGCCGACGCCGCCTGGGTCTCGCTCCGCGCCGACGACCGCTGA
- a CDS encoding DNA polymerase IV produces MARWLLHVDLDQFQAAVEFRRHPELRGQPVIVGGNGDPSEPRKVVTCASYPARAYGVRAGMALRSAQRKCPEGVFLPLDMVAYEEASEEVMSLLRTFPGRVEVWGWDEAFLAADTDDPEQLATAIRAAIAELELTCCIGIGDNKLTAKLATGFAKSVSKSDAPAAGDGTGLFRLTAANWTEVMAHRPTSALWGVGKRIAARMSELGIETVGDLMAADRQRLAAEFGPNTGPYLWVLGHGKGDTDVVTEPRVPVGRSKSETFPHDLTERAEIRAQVARLATEVAEEMAAAGRTPFRVSVTVRSNTFYTRSKQAKLPEPTNDVTVIVETAVRILDRFELERPVRLLGVRLELLPE; encoded by the coding sequence ATGGCCAGATGGCTGCTGCATGTCGATCTCGACCAGTTCCAAGCGGCGGTGGAGTTCCGCCGTCACCCCGAACTGCGCGGTCAGCCGGTCATCGTCGGCGGCAACGGCGATCCGAGCGAGCCGCGCAAGGTGGTGACCTGCGCCTCCTATCCGGCACGGGCCTACGGTGTGCGCGCGGGAATGGCTCTGCGGTCCGCGCAGCGTAAATGCCCCGAGGGCGTCTTCCTGCCGCTCGACATGGTGGCCTACGAGGAAGCCTCCGAGGAGGTGATGTCGCTGCTGCGCACCTTCCCGGGCCGGGTCGAGGTGTGGGGCTGGGACGAGGCCTTCCTCGCCGCCGACACCGATGACCCCGAACAACTCGCCACCGCCATCCGCGCCGCCATCGCCGAGTTGGAGCTCACCTGCTGTATCGGCATCGGCGACAACAAGCTCACCGCCAAATTGGCCACCGGGTTCGCCAAGTCGGTGAGCAAGTCCGACGCCCCGGCGGCCGGAGACGGCACCGGCCTGTTCCGTCTCACCGCCGCGAACTGGACCGAGGTGATGGCGCACCGCCCGACCTCGGCGCTGTGGGGCGTCGGCAAACGCATCGCCGCCCGCATGTCCGAACTCGGCATCGAAACCGTCGGCGATCTGATGGCTGCCGATCGGCAGCGGCTCGCCGCCGAGTTCGGCCCGAATACCGGGCCTTACCTCTGGGTGCTGGGCCACGGTAAAGGCGACACCGATGTGGTCACCGAGCCGCGAGTTCCGGTGGGGCGCAGCAAGTCCGAGACCTTCCCGCACGACCTGACCGAGCGCGCCGAGATCCGCGCCCAGGTCGCCCGCCTGGCCACCGAGGTCGCCGAGGAGATGGCCGCGGCCGGCCGCACGCCGTTCCGCGTCTCGGTCACGGTGCGCAGCAACACCTTCTACACCCGGAGCAAACAGGCCAAACTGCCTGAGCCGACCAACGACGTCACCGTCATCGTCGAGACGGCCGTCCGGATTCTGGACCGCTTCGAGCTCGAGCGCCCGGTCCGGCTGCTCGGTGTCCGCCTCGAACTGTTGCCCGAATAG
- a CDS encoding oxidoreductase, translating to MEFWAMVAHRSDNGIELAREKVGEEFLGPGTVLVKVHYSSANFKDGLAVTEGGGVVRNYPIVPGIDLTGEVVSSEDDHFVPGDLIVAHGYDIGVAHHGGFAEYARVPAEWVVKLDGLTPREAAALGTAGFTAAMSVQELLNRGLTPSDGAVLVTGATGGVGSVAVDILAGLGFEVVASTGKKDAAELLSELGAAEVIGRLPEDPDAALRPLAKARWSAAVDSVGGKSLAYVLSSIAYGGTVAVSGLTGGPDLPATVLPFILRGVALFGIDSVHFPIDQRRDLWTRLGKELKPRHLSAIENLAPVTEAPEVLRAIQAGSHSGRTVLAVAGAF from the coding sequence ATGGAGTTCTGGGCGATGGTGGCGCACCGGTCGGATAACGGCATCGAGTTGGCGCGGGAGAAGGTCGGCGAGGAATTCCTCGGACCGGGCACCGTGCTGGTCAAAGTGCATTACTCGAGTGCGAACTTCAAGGACGGACTCGCGGTCACCGAGGGTGGCGGCGTGGTCCGGAACTACCCGATCGTGCCGGGTATCGATCTCACCGGTGAGGTCGTCAGCTCCGAGGACGATCATTTCGTCCCGGGTGATCTGATCGTCGCGCACGGCTACGACATCGGCGTCGCGCACCACGGCGGTTTCGCCGAGTACGCGCGCGTCCCGGCGGAGTGGGTGGTGAAGCTGGACGGCTTGACCCCCCGCGAGGCCGCCGCCCTCGGCACCGCCGGATTCACCGCGGCCATGAGCGTGCAGGAACTGCTGAACCGCGGGCTCACTCCCTCCGACGGCGCGGTGCTGGTCACCGGCGCGACGGGCGGGGTGGGCAGTGTCGCGGTCGACATCCTCGCCGGTCTCGGCTTCGAGGTCGTCGCCTCCACCGGCAAAAAGGATGCCGCGGAACTGCTTTCCGAACTCGGCGCCGCCGAGGTGATCGGCCGGCTGCCCGAAGACCCCGATGCCGCGCTGCGTCCGCTGGCCAAAGCCCGCTGGTCCGCCGCGGTCGACAGCGTCGGCGGAAAATCGCTCGCCTATGTGCTGAGCTCCATCGCCTACGGCGGCACGGTCGCGGTCAGCGGCCTCACCGGGGGTCCCGATCTGCCTGCCACCGTGCTGCCGTTCATCTTGCGCGGCGTCGCCCTGTTCGGCATCGACTCCGTCCACTTCCCGATCGACCAGCGCCGCGACCTGTGGACCAGGCTCGGAAAAGAACTGAAACCCCGGCACCTTTCCGCCATCGAGAACCTGGCCCCCGTCACCGAGGCGCCCGAGGTATTGCGCGCCATCCAAGCCGGTTCCCATTCCGGCAGAACAGTTCTGGCTGTCGCCGGCGCCTTCTGA
- a CDS encoding MFS transporter, which yields MDAIDTRNPKRWWILVVLCLSTLVLVIDNFVLAVAVPPLAEDLGAGAQDIQWILDSYILVFAGLLLTAGGLADRFGRRRVMIIGLALFGSASFGATLADSSIEMIVARTVMGIGGALVLPSTLSILITVFDDQERRKAMAAWSAASVLGLIAGPVLGGVLIAHFWWGAAFSINIPVAIIAIVAALVLMPESKGPQTKPDVPGAVLSMVGMTALVWTIIEFPAGGFDHASTLITLTIAVLSLVSFIAWEKRVAEPMVPLHLFRDRDFAGGSLSLTLVQVANGGILLVLTQYLQFVLGYSPTEAGLALIPMLLASILCNGLGAGLGATLGNRALAVTGMLITTVGLGLLSSLRADSGFTLVAVALVVLGAGAGFAQPAAIAALMSAVPEEQAGAGSALNDTIQQAGAALGIAVLGSILASGFTRAMPEDAPEAARRSIGDAFAVAAGTGDAALIDTARTAFASGMTTSFLAGGVGVLAAAILALFVMRGNKTAPEAMRETRELAIAR from the coding sequence ATGGACGCGATCGACACCCGCAACCCCAAGCGCTGGTGGATTCTGGTGGTGCTGTGCCTGAGCACCCTGGTCCTGGTCATCGACAATTTCGTCTTGGCCGTGGCGGTGCCGCCGCTGGCCGAGGATCTCGGTGCCGGCGCACAGGACATCCAGTGGATCCTGGATTCCTACATCCTGGTGTTCGCGGGGCTGCTGCTCACCGCGGGCGGCTTGGCCGACCGGTTCGGCCGCCGCCGGGTGATGATCATCGGCTTGGCGCTGTTCGGGTCGGCCTCATTCGGCGCGACCCTGGCCGACAGCTCGATCGAGATGATCGTGGCCCGCACCGTGATGGGCATCGGTGGCGCGCTGGTGCTGCCGAGCACCCTGTCCATCCTGATCACCGTGTTCGACGACCAGGAGCGCCGTAAAGCGATGGCGGCGTGGAGCGCCGCGTCGGTGCTCGGTCTGATCGCCGGTCCGGTGCTGGGCGGCGTGCTGATCGCGCACTTCTGGTGGGGCGCGGCGTTCTCGATCAACATCCCGGTGGCGATCATCGCCATCGTCGCGGCACTGGTATTGATGCCGGAATCCAAAGGGCCGCAAACGAAACCGGACGTGCCGGGCGCGGTGCTGTCCATGGTCGGCATGACGGCCCTGGTCTGGACCATCATCGAATTCCCCGCGGGCGGCTTCGATCACGCGAGCACCCTGATCACGCTCACCATTGCCGTCCTCAGCCTGGTGTCGTTCATCGCCTGGGAAAAGCGCGTCGCCGAACCGATGGTGCCACTGCACCTGTTCCGGGACCGCGACTTCGCCGGCGGCAGCCTGTCGCTGACTCTCGTGCAGGTCGCCAACGGCGGCATTCTGCTGGTGCTGACGCAGTACCTGCAGTTCGTCCTCGGCTACTCGCCCACCGAGGCCGGGCTGGCGCTGATCCCGATGCTGCTGGCCTCGATCCTCTGCAACGGCCTCGGCGCCGGGCTGGGCGCGACGCTGGGCAACCGGGCCCTCGCCGTCACCGGCATGTTGATCACCACCGTTGGTCTGGGTCTGCTGTCGAGTCTGCGGGCCGACAGCGGGTTCACCCTGGTCGCCGTCGCCCTGGTCGTCCTCGGCGCCGGTGCCGGTTTCGCTCAACCCGCCGCTATCGCCGCCCTGATGAGCGCGGTCCCGGAGGAGCAGGCCGGTGCGGGCTCCGCCCTGAACGACACCATCCAGCAGGCCGGCGCGGCGCTGGGCATCGCGGTGCTCGGCTCGATTCTCGCCAGCGGCTTCACCAGAGCCATGCCCGAGGACGCACCGGAGGCCGCCCGCCGCTCCATCGGTGACGCCTTCGCGGTGGCCGCCGGTACCGGCGACGCGGCGCTGATCGACACCGCCCGAACGGCTTTCGCCAGCGGCATGACCACCAGTTTCCTCGCCGGCGGCGTTGGCGTGCTGGCCGCCGCGATCCTGGCCCTGTTCGTCATGCGAGGCAACAAGACGGCACCGGAAGCGATGCGGGAAACCCGCGAGCTGGCAATCGCGCGGTAG
- a CDS encoding TetR/AcrR family transcriptional regulator, producing the protein MPSEKPQVESVWTRPRKGRDQPALTREHIVAEAVALLDAEGMEALTMRQLGARLNAGATSLYRHVANRDELIELVVDEVYGEIAVPGICNPDEWRGATVQFAANMRAMILRHPWMAGTLSQVGLSHLGPNVTRMTDRMIALFQAGGFTPGEVGDAISALSSYVVGSSVSEAAWLTAIARSGGTEAELVAGLRPAVEQAAAEFPRLTADLATENWDQDPAEVRDRKFTYGLDRLLDGLDPRRNH; encoded by the coding sequence ATGCCCAGCGAGAAGCCGCAGGTGGAATCGGTGTGGACGCGCCCGCGCAAAGGCCGGGACCAGCCCGCCCTCACCCGCGAGCACATCGTCGCGGAGGCCGTCGCGCTGCTGGACGCGGAGGGCATGGAGGCGCTGACCATGCGCCAGCTGGGCGCGCGCCTCAACGCCGGCGCCACCTCCCTCTATCGGCACGTTGCCAACCGCGACGAACTGATCGAGCTGGTGGTGGACGAGGTCTACGGCGAGATCGCCGTCCCCGGGATTTGCAACCCCGACGAATGGCGTGGTGCCACAGTGCAATTCGCGGCCAACATGCGGGCAATGATTCTGCGCCATCCCTGGATGGCCGGCACGCTCAGCCAGGTGGGCCTGTCCCACCTGGGCCCCAACGTCACCCGCATGACCGACCGCATGATCGCCCTGTTCCAGGCGGGCGGCTTCACGCCCGGCGAAGTGGGCGATGCCATCAGCGCGCTGAGCTCCTACGTCGTCGGCAGCAGCGTCAGCGAAGCCGCCTGGCTCACCGCCATCGCCCGCTCCGGCGGCACCGAAGCCGAACTGGTCGCCGGTCTGCGCCCCGCCGTCGAGCAGGCCGCCGCCGAATTCCCCCGTCTCACCGCCGATCTCGCCACCGAGAACTGGGACCAGGACCCGGCCGAAGTCCGCGACCGCAAATTCACCTACGGCCTGGACCGTCTGCTCGACGGGCTCGATCCCCGCCGCAACCACTGA
- a CDS encoding ABC transporter ATP-binding protein produces MYRRMNAPDEQRPFSLATAKRILGFAQPHRARIAVFLVFSVVSALLAVATPVLAGRVVNSIVGGAAPRVVVVLALIIGVLALFDAALGVGTRWLSSRIGEGLILDLRTAVFDHVQRMPIAFFTRTRTGALVSRLNNDVIGAQRAFSDTLSGVVANLVTLALTLGVMLTISWRITLLALLLLPVFVIPARRMGNRLATLQREAAKLNAAMSTQMTERFSAPGATLVKLFGRPTQESDEFALRARRVRDIGVRTAMLQTVFVTSLTLVSALALALVYGLGGWYALRGQLDAGAVVALSLLLTRLYTPLTALASARMEIMAALVSFERVFEVLDLKPLIEEAPGAVPVPEGPVAVELDDVTFGYPSADKVSLASLEEVATLDTRGGVDVLHNVSLRAEPGQLVALVGSSGAGKSTVAQLVSRLYDVDSGAVRLNGTDVRQLSTASLRDTVGLVTQDGHLFHDSIRSNLLLARPEATEAQLWDALERARLGDLVASLQDGLDTVVGERGYRLSGGERQRLTIARLLLKQPRVVILDEATASLDSTSEAAVQEALSEALDGRTALVIAHRLSTIRAADLIVVLEDGRIVERGTHTELLAAEGRYAELYRTQFADDTVEVAA; encoded by the coding sequence ATGTATCGGCGAATGAACGCGCCCGACGAGCAGCGTCCGTTCAGCCTGGCGACCGCCAAGCGGATTCTCGGATTCGCGCAGCCGCATCGAGCGCGGATCGCGGTATTCCTGGTCTTCAGCGTGGTGTCGGCGCTGCTCGCGGTGGCCACGCCGGTGCTGGCCGGCCGTGTCGTCAACAGCATTGTCGGCGGTGCGGCGCCGCGGGTCGTGGTCGTGCTCGCCCTGATCATCGGCGTACTCGCGCTGTTCGACGCCGCACTCGGGGTCGGTACCCGCTGGCTGTCCTCCCGCATCGGGGAGGGCCTGATCCTGGATCTGCGCACCGCGGTGTTCGATCACGTACAGCGGATGCCGATCGCGTTCTTCACTCGCACTCGCACGGGCGCGCTGGTCAGCCGCTTGAACAATGACGTGATCGGGGCGCAGCGCGCCTTCAGCGACACCTTGTCCGGCGTGGTCGCGAACCTGGTCACGCTGGCGCTCACCCTGGGCGTGATGCTGACCATCTCCTGGCGGATCACCCTGCTCGCGCTGTTGTTGCTGCCGGTGTTCGTCATTCCCGCCCGGCGCATGGGCAACCGGCTCGCCACGCTGCAGCGGGAGGCGGCGAAGTTGAATGCGGCGATGAGCACCCAGATGACCGAGCGGTTCTCCGCGCCCGGCGCCACGCTGGTGAAGCTGTTCGGGCGGCCCACGCAGGAATCGGACGAGTTCGCGCTGCGCGCCCGCCGGGTCCGCGATATCGGAGTCCGCACCGCCATGTTGCAGACGGTCTTCGTCACCTCGCTGACGTTGGTCTCGGCCCTGGCCCTCGCCCTGGTATACGGCCTCGGCGGCTGGTACGCGCTGCGCGGACAACTGGATGCCGGTGCGGTGGTGGCTCTTTCGCTGCTCCTGACCAGGCTGTACACCCCGCTCACCGCACTCGCGAGCGCCCGGATGGAGATCATGGCCGCGCTGGTGAGCTTCGAGCGGGTCTTCGAGGTGCTGGACCTGAAGCCGTTGATCGAGGAAGCGCCCGGCGCGGTGCCGGTGCCCGAGGGCCCGGTGGCCGTGGAGTTGGACGACGTGACCTTCGGTTACCCCTCCGCCGACAAGGTGTCGCTGGCCTCGCTGGAGGAGGTCGCCACGCTGGATACCCGAGGCGGTGTGGACGTCCTGCACAATGTGTCGCTGCGCGCCGAACCCGGCCAGCTGGTCGCGCTGGTCGGCTCCTCCGGCGCCGGTAAATCGACTGTGGCGCAACTGGTCTCCCGGCTGTACGACGTAGACAGTGGCGCGGTGCGCCTGAACGGCACTGACGTCCGCCAGCTGAGCACGGCGTCGTTGCGCGACACCGTCGGCCTGGTCACCCAGGACGGCCATCTGTTCCACGATTCGATCCGCTCGAATCTGCTGCTGGCCCGTCCGGAAGCCACCGAAGCGCAGCTGTGGGACGCCCTGGAGCGCGCCCGGCTGGGCGATCTGGTGGCCTCGCTCCAGGACGGTCTGGACACCGTGGTCGGCGAACGCGGATACCGCCTCTCCGGCGGCGAACGCCAGCGCCTCACCATCGCCCGTCTGCTGCTCAAGCAGCCGCGGGTGGTCATCCTCGACGAGGCGACGGCCTCGCTGGACTCCACCTCGGAAGCCGCTGTCCAGGAAGCTCTTTCCGAAGCTCTCGACGGGCGCACCGCCCTGGTGATCGCCCATCGCCTGTCCACCATCCGCGCCGCCGACCTCATCGTCGTCCTGGAAGACGGCCGCATCGTGGAACGCGGCACACACACCGAGCTACTCGCCGCCGAAGGCCGTTACGCCGAGCTGTACCGCACCCAATTCGCCGACGACACGGTCGAAGTCGCGGCCTGA